The following coding sequences lie in one Streptomyces sp. NBC_00510 genomic window:
- a CDS encoding carboxymuconolactone decarboxylase family protein, with protein sequence MSRISLDPPRTPFIRLAEWYARRRFGRVLDPGRAIGHHPKVLMSYARFEQGVEKWHALDPGLKHLAVMASAVRIGCSWCVDFGHWKAEGLGLPMEKVGKVPVWREHREDFTELEQWVMEYAEAMSETEPSVTDDLARRLLDRLGEAAFVELTAMVAVENLRSRLNSALGLTSQGFSERCAVPPRTS encoded by the coding sequence ATGTCCCGCATCTCCCTCGACCCGCCCCGGACCCCGTTCATCCGGCTCGCCGAGTGGTACGCGCGCCGCAGGTTCGGCAGGGTCCTCGACCCCGGCCGGGCGATCGGCCACCACCCGAAGGTGCTGATGTCCTACGCCCGCTTCGAGCAGGGCGTGGAGAAGTGGCACGCGCTCGACCCGGGCCTCAAGCACCTCGCCGTCATGGCGTCCGCGGTCCGCATCGGCTGCTCCTGGTGCGTGGACTTCGGCCACTGGAAGGCCGAGGGCCTGGGACTGCCCATGGAGAAGGTGGGCAAGGTGCCCGTCTGGCGTGAGCACCGGGAGGACTTCACCGAGCTCGAACAGTGGGTGATGGAGTACGCCGAGGCCATGAGCGAGACGGAGCCGTCCGTCACCGACGACCTGGCCCGCCGGCTGCTCGACCGGCTCGGTGAGGCCGCCTTCGTCGAGCTCACGGCCATGGTCGCGGTGGAGAACCTGCGCTCCCGGCTCAACAGCGCCCTCGGGCTGACCAGCCAGGGCTTCTCCGAGCGGTGCGCGGTCCCGCCCCGTACGTCCTGA
- a CDS encoding IclR family transcriptional regulator: MAAGEGGAQVKSAVRTVELLEFFAGQPGMHSLAAVQEAVGYPKSSLYMLLRTLVELGWIETDATGTRYGIGVRALLVGTSYIDGDEVVAAARPTLDRLSDDTSETIHLARLDGTSVVYLATRQSSHYLRPFTRVGRRLPAHSTSLGKALLATYTDEQVRKLLPETLEPLTEHTHTDREKLIAELHQIREQGYAVDREENTLGLRCFGVAIPYRTPARDAISCSVPVARLTPAHEQLIKDALFDARDRLTLATRRL; this comes from the coding sequence ATGGCTGCAGGTGAGGGCGGCGCGCAGGTCAAATCCGCGGTGCGGACGGTGGAGCTGCTGGAGTTCTTCGCGGGGCAACCCGGCATGCACAGCCTGGCCGCCGTGCAGGAGGCCGTGGGCTACCCCAAGTCCAGCCTGTACATGCTGCTGCGCACGCTCGTGGAGCTGGGCTGGATCGAGACCGACGCCACCGGCACCCGCTACGGCATCGGCGTGCGCGCCCTGCTGGTCGGCACCTCGTACATCGACGGCGACGAGGTCGTCGCCGCGGCCCGCCCGACCCTGGACCGGCTCTCGGACGACACCAGCGAGACCATCCACCTGGCCCGCCTCGACGGAACCAGCGTCGTCTACCTGGCGACCCGTCAGTCATCGCACTACCTGCGGCCGTTCACCCGGGTCGGCCGCCGGCTGCCGGCCCACTCCACCTCGCTCGGCAAGGCGCTGCTCGCCACGTACACCGACGAGCAGGTCCGCAAGCTGCTGCCGGAGACGCTGGAGCCGCTCACCGAGCACACCCACACCGACCGCGAGAAGCTGATCGCGGAGCTGCACCAGATCCGGGAGCAGGGCTACGCCGTGGACCGCGAGGAGAACACGCTGGGCCTGCGCTGCTTCGGCGTCGCCATCCCGTACCGCACGCCCGCCCGCGACGCGATCAGCTGCTCGGTCCCGGTGGCCCGGCTGACCCCGGCCCACGAGCAGCTGATCAAGGACGCCCTCTTCGACGCGCGCGACCGCCTCACGCTGGCGACCCGCCGTCTGTGA
- a CDS encoding extracellular solute-binding protein, which produces MNKRLVAAFAAAALSTTLLAGCGSSDDGGDGDKAESGPVSLTYWAWAPGLDKVAAIWNAGPGKEAGITVTVKKQASGDDLVTKIITASKAHKAPDLVQAEFQALPTLVSNDVLADISGQAGDVKKDFADGVWQQVTLGSDAVYAIPQDTGPLMFYYRQDLFTKYGLNVPTTWDEFAQTARALKKKDAKKSLTTFSATDPGLFAGLSQQAGAKWWTTAGDKWNVAIDDAASTKVADFWGGLVKEGVIDNQPMYTPAWNKALNTGTQIAWVSAVWAPGVLTTAAPDTKGKWAMAPLPQWNAGENVTGSWGGSTTGVSNDSKHKDAAVKFATWLNTDPEAVTALVKNGGIYPAATAAQTGDALAQAPEFFSNQPDFYTKAAEIAKTTAPAAWGPNVNVAYSAFKDAFGKAAQDKSGFGPALGTVQSTTVADMRKQGFSVAE; this is translated from the coding sequence ATGAACAAGCGCCTCGTCGCCGCCTTCGCGGCGGCCGCGCTCTCCACCACGCTGCTGGCCGGCTGCGGTTCGTCGGACGACGGCGGAGACGGAGACAAGGCGGAGTCCGGACCGGTCAGCCTCACGTACTGGGCCTGGGCCCCCGGCCTGGACAAGGTCGCGGCGATCTGGAACGCCGGTCCCGGCAAGGAGGCCGGCATCACGGTCACGGTGAAGAAGCAGGCGTCGGGCGACGACCTGGTCACCAAGATCATCACCGCCTCGAAGGCGCACAAGGCGCCCGACCTGGTGCAGGCCGAGTTCCAGGCCCTCCCCACCCTGGTGAGCAACGACGTCCTGGCCGACATATCCGGGCAGGCGGGCGACGTGAAGAAGGACTTCGCCGACGGCGTGTGGCAGCAGGTGACCCTCGGCTCCGACGCGGTGTACGCGATCCCGCAGGACACCGGGCCGCTGATGTTCTACTACCGCCAGGACCTGTTCACGAAGTACGGCCTGAACGTGCCCACGACGTGGGACGAGTTCGCGCAGACGGCCCGGGCCCTGAAGAAGAAGGACGCCAAGAAGTCGCTGACCACCTTCTCGGCGACCGACCCCGGCCTGTTCGCGGGCCTGTCGCAGCAGGCGGGCGCGAAGTGGTGGACGACCGCCGGGGACAAGTGGAACGTCGCCATCGACGACGCCGCCTCCACCAAGGTCGCCGACTTCTGGGGCGGCCTGGTCAAGGAGGGCGTCATCGACAACCAGCCGATGTACACCCCCGCGTGGAACAAGGCGCTCAACACCGGGACCCAGATCGCCTGGGTCAGCGCCGTGTGGGCGCCGGGCGTGCTGACGACCGCGGCCCCCGACACCAAGGGCAAGTGGGCCATGGCGCCGCTGCCGCAGTGGAACGCGGGTGAGAACGTCACCGGCAGCTGGGGCGGCTCCACGACCGGCGTCAGCAACGACTCGAAGCACAAGGACGCCGCGGTGAAGTTCGCGACCTGGCTGAACACCGACCCGGAGGCCGTGACGGCCCTGGTGAAGAACGGCGGCATCTACCCGGCGGCGACGGCCGCCCAGACCGGGGACGCGCTCGCCCAGGCGCCGGAGTTCTTCTCCAACCAGCCGGACTTCTACACCAAGGCGGCGGAGATCGCGAAGACCACCGCCCCGGCGGCGTGGGGTCCGAACGTGAACGTCGCCTACAGCGCGTTCAAGGACGCCTTCGGCAAGGCGGCGCAGGACAAGTCCGGCTTCGGCCCGGCGCTGGGCACGGTGCAGTCGACGACGGTCGCCGACATGCGCAAGCAGGGCTTCTCGGTCGCGGAGTAG
- a CDS encoding sugar ABC transporter permease, which produces MPPTSAARRTRRLAPYGFLVPAVVLFAATFALPIGYAVYLSFRKIEVKGLGLGRGARGEAWAGLSNYTSVLSDTELLHGAARILGYGAIVVPVMLGLALLFALMLDAQRTRLRGFSRLAIFLPYAVPGVVAALLWGFLYLPSLSPLHYALGAMGLPEPDLLTGGALFGALANVAVWGGTGFNMIVIYTSLRAVPAEIYEAARIDGCSELQIALRIKIPTVAPALVLTFFFSMIATFQVFGEPMTLKGMTNSISTTWSPLMKVYQDAFVRGDLHSAAATSVVIAVVTLVLSFGFLRAANSRTRQGAS; this is translated from the coding sequence ATGCCGCCCACGTCCGCTGCCCGGCGCACCCGACGCCTCGCCCCCTACGGATTCCTCGTCCCCGCCGTCGTCCTGTTCGCCGCGACCTTCGCGCTCCCCATCGGCTACGCCGTCTACCTGAGCTTCCGCAAGATCGAGGTCAAGGGCCTGGGCCTGGGCCGGGGCGCACGCGGCGAGGCCTGGGCGGGGCTGTCCAACTACACCTCCGTCCTGTCCGACACCGAGCTCCTGCACGGCGCCGCCCGCATCCTCGGCTACGGCGCGATCGTGGTACCGGTGATGCTGGGCCTCGCCCTGCTGTTCGCCCTGATGCTGGACGCGCAGCGGACCCGTCTGCGCGGCTTCTCGCGGCTGGCGATCTTCCTGCCGTACGCCGTGCCCGGGGTGGTCGCGGCGCTGCTGTGGGGCTTCCTCTACCTGCCCTCGCTCAGCCCGCTCCACTACGCGCTGGGCGCCATGGGGCTGCCGGAGCCGGACCTGCTGACCGGCGGCGCGCTCTTCGGCGCGCTGGCGAACGTCGCCGTGTGGGGCGGCACGGGCTTCAACATGATCGTGATCTACACGTCGCTGCGGGCGGTGCCCGCCGAGATCTACGAGGCCGCGCGGATCGACGGCTGCTCGGAGCTGCAGATCGCGCTGCGGATCAAGATCCCCACGGTGGCGCCGGCGCTCGTGCTGACCTTCTTCTTCTCGATGATCGCGACCTTCCAGGTCTTCGGTGAGCCGATGACCCTGAAGGGGATGACGAACTCGATCTCCACGACCTGGAGCCCGCTGATGAAGGTCTACCAGGACGCCTTCGTCCGCGGCGACCTCCACTCGGCGGCCGCGACGTCCGTGGTCATCGCCGTCGTCACCCTCGTCCTGTCCTTCGGCTTCCTGCGGGCGGCCAACTCCCGTACCCGGCAGGGAGCCTCCTGA
- a CDS encoding carbohydrate ABC transporter permease: protein MSVTATPLAQRPGATAAARATAPRRRRGTGLVPTVVLLLGAAYCLLPVAWVLVASTKSSRELFATFTFLPGTGLVDNISALTAYRDGVYWRWMLNSLFYAGLGALLSTAVSAVSGYALAKYRFRGREAIFNVLLTGVLMPPVILAIPQYLLMAKAGLADSYLSVLLPSVLAPYGIYLARIYASAAVPDEVVEAARVDGAGEWRIFRTIALPVMLPGLVTVFLFQFVAIWNNFLLPFIMLGDDEKFPVTLGLFTLLQQGASAPALYTLVITGAMLAIMPLIALFLVIQRFWSLDLLSGAVKS, encoded by the coding sequence ATGAGCGTCACCGCAACCCCCCTCGCCCAGCGGCCCGGCGCCACCGCGGCGGCCCGCGCCACCGCGCCGCGGCGCCGCCGCGGGACCGGCCTGGTCCCGACCGTCGTGCTGCTGCTCGGTGCGGCCTACTGCCTGCTCCCGGTCGCATGGGTGCTGGTGGCGTCGACGAAGAGCAGCCGCGAGCTGTTCGCGACGTTCACCTTCCTGCCCGGCACGGGTCTGGTCGACAACATCTCCGCGCTGACGGCGTACCGCGACGGCGTCTACTGGCGGTGGATGCTCAACTCCCTCTTCTACGCGGGCCTCGGCGCGCTGCTGTCCACCGCGGTGTCCGCGGTGAGCGGCTACGCGCTGGCGAAGTACCGCTTCCGGGGCCGCGAGGCGATCTTCAACGTCCTGCTGACCGGGGTGCTGATGCCGCCGGTCATCCTGGCGATCCCGCAGTACCTGCTGATGGCCAAGGCGGGTCTGGCCGACAGCTACCTGTCGGTGCTGCTGCCGAGCGTCCTGGCGCCGTACGGCATCTACCTGGCCCGGATCTACGCCTCCGCCGCCGTGCCGGACGAGGTGGTGGAGGCGGCCCGGGTGGACGGGGCGGGCGAGTGGCGGATCTTCCGCACGATCGCGCTGCCGGTGATGCTGCCCGGACTGGTGACGGTCTTCCTCTTCCAGTTCGTGGCGATCTGGAACAACTTCCTGCTGCCGTTCATCATGCTGGGCGACGACGAGAAGTTCCCGGTGACGCTGGGCCTGTTCACCCTGCTCCAGCAGGGCGCCTCGGCGCCCGCCCTCTACACGCTGGTGATCACCGGTGCGATGCTGGCGATAATGCCGCTGATCGCCCTGTTCCTGGTGATCCAGCGGTTCTGGAGCCTGGACCTGCTCTCCGGGGCCGTAAAGTCCTGA
- a CDS encoding SDR family NAD(P)-dependent oxidoreductase: MLDHPLLQTPFPSHATASEVIGGVDLTGRRALVTGGASGIGLETVRALASAGADVTVATRDPAAAAPALRELATTAPAGSVDVRALDLADLASVAHFADAWSGPLDILVANAGIMALPTRQVTGLGWELQLATNHLGHFALATALHPALRAAGSARLVVVSSGAHRNAAFDFGDPHFERRPYDPWTAYAQSKTADVLLAVGARRWAADGITANALNPGWILGTNLQRHIDAGTMRAMGVTDEDGAVIPQPYHKTAEQGAATSVLLAASPLLDGVTGRYFEDNQEAPVVDGDEERPGGVAAHAVDPIAADRLWDRALCALRM, encoded by the coding sequence GTGCTCGACCACCCCCTGCTGCAGACCCCCTTCCCCTCGCACGCCACGGCCTCCGAGGTCATCGGCGGAGTCGACCTCACCGGCCGGCGCGCCCTCGTCACCGGCGGCGCCTCCGGCATCGGCCTCGAAACGGTCCGGGCCCTGGCCTCGGCCGGCGCGGACGTCACCGTCGCCACGCGCGACCCCGCCGCCGCGGCACCCGCCCTCCGTGAGCTCGCCACCACCGCCCCGGCGGGCTCGGTGGACGTACGGGCCCTCGACCTGGCCGACCTCGCCTCCGTCGCACACTTCGCGGACGCCTGGAGCGGGCCGCTCGACATCCTCGTCGCCAACGCCGGGATCATGGCCCTCCCCACCCGCCAGGTCACCGGCCTCGGGTGGGAGCTGCAGCTCGCCACCAACCACCTCGGGCACTTCGCCCTCGCCACGGCACTCCACCCCGCACTGCGGGCGGCCGGCTCGGCCCGTCTGGTGGTCGTCAGCTCCGGAGCCCACCGCAACGCCGCGTTCGACTTCGGCGACCCCCACTTCGAGCGGCGTCCCTACGACCCCTGGACGGCCTACGCGCAGTCCAAGACCGCCGACGTCCTGCTCGCGGTGGGCGCCCGCCGGTGGGCCGCCGACGGCATCACGGCCAACGCGCTCAACCCCGGATGGATCCTCGGCACCAACCTCCAGCGCCACATCGACGCCGGCACCATGCGGGCGATGGGCGTGACGGACGAGGACGGCGCCGTCATCCCGCAGCCGTACCACAAGACCGCGGAGCAGGGAGCCGCCACCTCGGTGCTGCTCGCGGCGTCGCCGCTGCTCGACGGGGTGACCGGACGCTACTTCGAGGACAACCAGGAGGCGCCGGTCGTGGACGGGGACGAAGAGCGCCCCGGCGGCGTCGCCGCCCACGCCGTGGACCCGATCGCCGCGGACCGGCTCTGGGACCGCGCCCTGTGCGCCCTGCGGATGTGA
- a CDS encoding LacI family transcriptional regulator: protein MSRTERRRPPTIHDVAREAGVSRGTVSRVLNGGHNVSPAAMEAVNAAIRRTGYVVNRHARSLITGRSDSVGFLLTEPQERFFEDPNFNVLLSGCTQALAAHDIPLLLMIAGDESERRRITRYITAGHVDGVLLVSSHSGNPVAERLEKAGVPVVACGEPLGQGGRVAYVAADERGGAHRMVRHLVASGRRTIAMITGPLDTPGGVQRLAGYREELAASGLPADETLIAEGDYSRASGEAAMTALLHRSPGLDAVFVASDLMAQGALAALERAGRRVPQDVAVGGFDDSPAALATLPPLTTIRQPWDRISAEMVRLLLARIAGDEPSAVILPTELVRRDSA, encoded by the coding sequence ATGAGCCGCACAGAACGACGCCGTCCCCCGACGATCCACGACGTGGCCCGCGAGGCGGGCGTGTCACGGGGCACGGTGTCGCGCGTCCTCAACGGCGGGCACAACGTGAGCCCGGCCGCGATGGAGGCGGTCAACGCCGCCATCCGCCGCACCGGCTACGTGGTGAACCGGCACGCCCGCAGCCTGATCACCGGGCGGTCGGACTCGGTGGGCTTCCTGCTCACCGAACCGCAGGAGCGCTTCTTCGAGGACCCGAACTTCAACGTGCTGCTCAGCGGCTGCACCCAGGCGCTGGCCGCACACGACATACCGCTGCTGCTGATGATCGCCGGCGACGAGTCCGAGCGGCGTCGGATAACCCGCTACATCACCGCCGGGCACGTCGACGGCGTGCTGCTGGTGTCCAGCCACTCGGGGAACCCGGTCGCCGAGCGGCTGGAGAAGGCCGGGGTCCCGGTCGTCGCGTGCGGGGAGCCGCTGGGGCAGGGCGGCAGGGTCGCGTACGTGGCGGCCGACGAGCGGGGCGGCGCGCACCGGATGGTGCGGCACCTCGTCGCCTCCGGGCGGCGCACGATCGCCATGATCACCGGGCCGCTGGACACCCCCGGCGGTGTGCAGCGCCTGGCTGGCTACCGCGAGGAGCTGGCCGCCTCGGGGCTGCCCGCCGACGAGACGCTGATCGCCGAGGGCGACTACAGCCGGGCCAGCGGGGAGGCCGCGATGACCGCGCTGCTGCACCGCTCCCCCGGCCTGGACGCGGTCTTCGTCGCCTCCGACCTGATGGCGCAGGGCGCGCTGGCGGCGCTGGAGCGGGCCGGGCGGCGGGTGCCGCAGGACGTCGCGGTCGGCGGCTTCGACGACTCCCCGGCGGCGCTGGCCACGCTGCCGCCGCTGACCACGATCCGCCAGCCGTGGGACCGGATCAGCGCCGAGATGGTGCGCCTGCTGCTCGCCCGCATCGCCGGTGACGAGCCGTCCGCGGTGATCCTCCCGACGGAGCTGGTACGGCGGGACTCGGCCTGA
- a CDS encoding beta-galactosidase: MARLAYGGDYNPEQWPEEVWHEDVRLMREAGVTMVSVGIFAWSKLEPESGRYDFAWLDRLLDLLHEHGMGADLGTPTVVPPAWFYAAHPEALPVNREGVRYGFGSRGAICHSSAAYRRAAAGITERLAERYGSHPAVAMWHVHNEYGVPVGACYCEASAEEFRQWLRARYESLDALNAAWGTAFWGQTYGDWAHVDAPRLTPTVANPAQQLDYARFTDETVRGNFTAERDILHRLSPGVPVTTNFMTALSQCDSMDYWAWGREVDLVTNDHYLITDGRRTHVNLAMAADLTRSVAGGAPWLLLEHSTSGVNWQRRNPAKAPGQMARNSLAHVARGSEGALFFQWRQSRYGAEKFHSAMLPHAGTDSRVWREVVRLGADVAALAEVAGTRTVADAAVLWDWQSWWAQKLEWRPSQDHDARERADSYYEALFDRHLTVDFTRPEADLSAYPLVVVPALYLTTEAAGRNLRAYVEGGGTLLVSYFSGVVDEHDTVHPGPVPGALRDVLGLTVEEFAPLLDGERVRLDGPEGPALTGDLWTEVVVPRGAEPVWTYADGPAAGRPAVTRHALGEGTAWYVSTRLGPAELGAVLAAAAEDAGLPDRAELPHDVEVVRRAGEQGTYLFVINHTGSEAKVPLDAPGTELLTGERVIGRLSVPPGAVRVLREES, encoded by the coding sequence ATGGCGCGCCTTGCCTACGGCGGCGACTACAACCCCGAGCAGTGGCCCGAGGAGGTCTGGCACGAGGACGTCCGGCTGATGCGCGAGGCCGGTGTGACCATGGTCAGCGTCGGCATCTTCGCCTGGTCGAAGCTGGAGCCCGAGTCCGGCCGCTACGACTTCGCCTGGCTCGACCGGCTGCTGGACCTGCTGCACGAGCACGGCATGGGTGCCGACCTCGGCACCCCCACCGTCGTGCCGCCCGCCTGGTTCTACGCCGCCCACCCCGAGGCGCTCCCGGTGAACCGCGAGGGCGTCCGCTACGGCTTCGGCTCGCGCGGCGCCATCTGCCACAGCTCCGCCGCCTACCGCCGGGCCGCCGCAGGGATCACCGAGCGGCTGGCCGAGCGCTACGGGAGCCACCCGGCCGTGGCGATGTGGCACGTCCACAACGAGTACGGCGTACCGGTCGGCGCCTGCTACTGCGAGGCGTCCGCCGAGGAGTTCCGGCAGTGGCTGCGGGCCCGTTACGAGAGCCTCGACGCCCTCAACGCCGCCTGGGGCACGGCTTTCTGGGGCCAGACCTACGGCGACTGGGCGCACGTCGACGCCCCGCGGCTGACCCCCACCGTCGCCAACCCGGCCCAGCAGCTGGACTACGCCCGCTTCACGGACGAGACCGTCCGCGGCAACTTCACCGCGGAACGCGACATCCTGCACCGGCTGTCACCCGGCGTCCCGGTCACCACCAACTTCATGACCGCGCTCAGCCAGTGCGACTCCATGGACTACTGGGCCTGGGGCCGCGAGGTCGACCTCGTCACCAACGACCACTACCTGATCACCGACGGCCGCCGCACCCACGTCAACCTGGCGATGGCCGCCGACCTCACCCGCTCCGTCGCCGGCGGCGCCCCCTGGCTGCTGCTGGAGCACTCCACCAGCGGCGTCAACTGGCAGCGCCGCAACCCCGCCAAGGCCCCCGGCCAGATGGCCCGCAACAGCCTCGCGCACGTGGCCCGCGGCTCGGAGGGCGCCCTGTTCTTCCAGTGGCGGCAGTCCCGCTACGGCGCCGAGAAGTTCCACTCCGCGATGCTGCCGCACGCGGGCACCGACAGCCGCGTCTGGCGCGAGGTGGTCCGGCTGGGCGCCGACGTCGCCGCCCTCGCCGAGGTCGCCGGCACCCGGACCGTCGCCGACGCCGCCGTGCTGTGGGACTGGCAGTCCTGGTGGGCGCAGAAGCTGGAGTGGCGGCCCAGCCAGGACCACGACGCGCGCGAACGCGCCGACAGTTACTACGAGGCCCTCTTCGACCGGCACCTGACCGTCGACTTCACGCGTCCCGAAGCCGATCTGTCGGCCTATCCCCTTGTCGTCGTCCCCGCCCTCTACCTCACCACCGAGGCCGCCGGACGGAACCTGCGCGCCTACGTCGAGGGCGGCGGCACGCTGCTGGTCTCCTACTTCTCCGGCGTCGTCGACGAGCACGACACCGTCCACCCGGGCCCCGTGCCCGGCGCGCTGCGGGACGTGCTCGGGCTGACCGTCGAGGAGTTCGCGCCCCTGCTCGACGGGGAACGGGTCCGGCTCGACGGCCCCGAGGGCCCCGCCCTCACCGGCGACCTGTGGACCGAGGTCGTCGTCCCGCGCGGCGCCGAGCCGGTGTGGACGTACGCCGACGGCCCCGCCGCCGGCCGCCCCGCCGTCACCCGGCACGCCCTGGGCGAGGGCACGGCCTGGTACGTCTCGACCCGGCTCGGCCCCGCGGAGCTCGGCGCGGTCCTGGCCGCCGCCGCGGAGGACGCCGGACTGCCGGACCGGGCCGAACTGCCGCATGACGTCGAGGTCGTCCGCCGCGCCGGCGAGCAGGGCACGTACCTCTTCGTGATCAACCACACCGGGTCCGAGGCGAAGGTGCCCCTCGACGCGCCGGGTACCGAACTGCTCACCGGGGAACGGGTCATCGGTCGGCTCAGCGTGCCGCCGGGCGCCGTCCGGGTGCTCCGCGAGGAGTCCTGA